Proteins encoded in a region of the Triplophysa dalaica isolate WHDGS20190420 chromosome 10, ASM1584641v1, whole genome shotgun sequence genome:
- the LOC130430160 gene encoding coiled-coil domain-containing glutamate-rich protein 1-like: protein MCGRGTMCHWEAHGDRNSVKETEKLKNDWRRGDGESRHRWQKSGRKQGRRAHGLKMRKNRARAPGAVVSLRPAHRAPGMRAPRNTNQFLMHEKYQMMHMKSDSVGTESGSDCEMNFADMDSYLGVLENARGALLDIPDMPSPPTFYARQRTQTFTFFNFDQEESMQYFPSEDDVMQSEDFMQRDFKEFCETVSTVAPCV from the coding sequence ATGTGCGGAAGGGGCACGATGTGCCATTGGGAGGCGCACGGCGACAGGAATTCCGTCAAGGAGACGGAGAAACTCAAGAACGACTGGAGGAGAGGCGATGGGGAAAGCAGGCACCGATGGCAGAAATCGGGAAGGAAGCAGGGAAGAAGGGCGCACGGTCTAAAAATGCGCAAAAACCGCGCGAGAGCGCCCGGTGCGGTGGTGTCGTTGCGCCCTGCGCACCGAGCACCTGGCATGAGGGCGCCCAGGAACACCAACCAGTTCCTCATGCACGAGAAATACCAGATGATGCATATGAAATCGGACTCGGTTGGCACGGAGAGCGGCTCCGATTGCGAAATGAACTTCGCGGATATGGACTCGTACCTGGGCGTGCTCGAGAATGCCCGAGGCGCACTGCTGGACATTCCCGATATGCCCTCGCCACCCACGTTTTACGCACGGCAGAGGACACAGACGTTCACCTTCTTCAACTTCGACCAAGAAGAAAGCATGCAGTATTTCCCATCTGAAGACGACGTGATGCAAAGCGAGGATTTCATGCAAAGAGACTTCAAAGAGTTTTGTGAGACTGTCAGCACTGTGGCACCATGTGTTTAG